A part of Paenarthrobacter sp. A20 genomic DNA contains:
- the pheT gene encoding phenylalanine--tRNA ligase subunit beta: MRIPLSWLREFAQVPADATAEDVMADLVKVGFEEEDVHRPTDELTGPVVVGQVLSLVKEPQTNGKTINWCQVRVVPEGQEQMLTGEGIDPSGVQGIICGAHNFVEGDKVVVTLPGAVLPGNFQISARKTYGHLSAGMIASVRELGIGDDHDGILVLSRIGLDPEIGTDAMELLGLYDQAAEINVTPDRGYAFSIRGVAREYAHATGTSFVDPASKVNAPDSLHGGYGVKLNDDAPIYGKPGCDRFVARTVRGVDASRPTPPWMSARLRLAGVRSISLPVDISNYVMLELGQPNHCYDLDKLAGDIVVRRAVAGEKITTLDDKERTLDVEDLLITDDSGAIGIAGVMGGAHTEVSDATTNILVEAAHFDEVSIARSRRRHKLPSEASKRFERGVDWHVANIAAQRVVDLLVELAGGTADEAGTDVGTAPDAVTIDLPAEFAAARIGIDFTEEQITTSLGDLGAVVEKTAAGYRVTAPSWRNDLETKEDLSEEIARLVGYDNIPSTLPVAPPGRGLSRNQQQKRRVVQALADAGLTEVLSYPFVSKAANDTFGVAAEGAARPALKLANPISEEQGFLRTSILPGLIEVARRNHSRGFRDLALYEAGSVFLPGETLGTDSIPPLGVKPSDEVLDALYDGVPHQPLHIAAVLTGHDSPAAATHTPRAWDWADALDVARLMADVLGVELVVSQGSHQAFHPGRAAQLALRNGDVVGYAGELHPKLLAAHDMPARSVALEVNVEALFEAAADVIVAKHISGFPVATQDVALVVPQDVPADQVLSALREGAGELLEDVALFDVYAGPGIDEGKKSLAFGLRFRADDRTLTADEASEARAAAVAVAAERFGAVQR, from the coding sequence GTGCGTATCCCACTTTCCTGGCTGCGTGAATTCGCGCAGGTACCGGCCGATGCAACGGCCGAAGACGTCATGGCTGACCTGGTCAAGGTTGGCTTTGAAGAAGAAGATGTCCACCGTCCCACGGACGAATTGACGGGTCCTGTTGTGGTGGGCCAGGTTCTGAGCCTGGTCAAGGAACCGCAGACCAACGGCAAGACCATCAACTGGTGCCAGGTCCGCGTGGTCCCTGAAGGCCAGGAGCAGATGCTCACAGGCGAGGGCATTGATCCTTCAGGCGTGCAGGGCATCATCTGCGGTGCCCACAATTTTGTTGAGGGCGACAAAGTGGTTGTCACCCTGCCGGGAGCTGTCCTGCCCGGTAACTTCCAGATCTCGGCGCGCAAGACCTACGGTCACCTTTCCGCGGGCATGATCGCTTCGGTCCGTGAACTGGGCATCGGCGATGACCACGATGGCATCCTTGTCCTGTCCCGCATCGGCCTGGACCCGGAGATCGGCACTGACGCGATGGAGCTCCTGGGTCTCTATGACCAGGCAGCCGAAATCAACGTCACGCCGGACCGCGGGTACGCGTTCTCCATCCGCGGTGTAGCCCGCGAGTACGCCCACGCCACCGGAACCTCGTTCGTGGATCCGGCGTCGAAGGTCAACGCGCCGGACTCCCTTCACGGCGGCTACGGCGTCAAGCTCAACGACGACGCCCCCATCTACGGCAAGCCCGGCTGCGACCGTTTCGTGGCCCGCACGGTCCGGGGCGTGGATGCTTCACGTCCCACGCCGCCGTGGATGTCAGCCCGCCTTCGCCTGGCCGGCGTTCGCTCCATCTCGCTGCCCGTGGACATCTCCAACTACGTGATGCTTGAGCTCGGCCAGCCGAACCACTGCTACGACCTCGACAAGCTCGCGGGCGACATCGTGGTGCGCCGTGCAGTGGCGGGGGAGAAGATCACCACCCTTGATGACAAAGAGCGCACGCTCGACGTCGAGGACCTGCTGATCACCGATGACTCCGGCGCTATCGGCATCGCCGGGGTGATGGGCGGTGCGCACACTGAGGTGTCCGACGCCACCACGAACATCCTGGTGGAAGCCGCGCACTTCGATGAAGTGTCGATTGCCCGCTCGCGGCGTCGTCACAAGCTGCCATCCGAGGCTTCCAAGCGCTTCGAGCGCGGGGTGGACTGGCACGTAGCCAACATTGCTGCCCAGCGCGTCGTGGATCTCTTGGTGGAGCTCGCCGGTGGCACTGCAGATGAGGCCGGGACCGATGTCGGAACCGCTCCTGACGCCGTCACCATTGATCTGCCGGCAGAGTTCGCCGCAGCCCGTATCGGCATCGATTTCACCGAAGAGCAGATCACCACGTCCCTTGGGGACCTTGGCGCTGTGGTTGAAAAAACCGCCGCCGGTTACAGGGTCACGGCTCCCAGCTGGCGCAATGACCTCGAAACCAAGGAAGACCTGTCCGAGGAAATCGCGCGCCTCGTCGGTTACGACAACATCCCCTCGACCCTTCCGGTGGCCCCTCCGGGCCGTGGCTTGAGCCGAAACCAGCAGCAGAAGCGCCGCGTCGTCCAAGCTCTGGCGGATGCGGGGCTCACCGAGGTGCTGTCCTACCCGTTCGTCTCCAAGGCAGCCAACGACACCTTCGGTGTGGCCGCTGAAGGTGCGGCCCGGCCGGCGTTGAAGCTGGCCAACCCCATCAGCGAGGAACAAGGATTCCTCCGCACGTCCATCCTGCCGGGCCTGATCGAGGTCGCCCGCCGCAACCACTCGCGCGGTTTCCGTGACCTGGCACTATATGAGGCCGGCTCGGTCTTCCTTCCGGGCGAGACGCTGGGCACGGATTCCATTCCGCCGCTTGGCGTGAAGCCCTCGGATGAGGTTCTTGACGCACTGTACGACGGCGTCCCGCACCAGCCGCTGCACATCGCCGCTGTTCTGACCGGACATGATTCACCGGCCGCAGCGACGCACACGCCGCGGGCCTGGGACTGGGCAGACGCTTTGGATGTTGCCCGTCTGATGGCCGACGTCCTGGGTGTTGAGCTGGTTGTCAGCCAGGGCAGCCACCAAGCGTTCCACCCTGGTCGTGCAGCGCAACTCGCGCTGCGCAACGGCGATGTCGTCGGCTACGCCGGAGAGCTTCACCCCAAGCTCCTGGCTGCGCACGACATGCCGGCACGCTCCGTGGCACTTGAGGTCAACGTGGAGGCACTGTTCGAAGCTGCCGCTGACGTGATCGTGGCCAAGCACATCTCCGGATTCCCCGTAGCGACGCAGGACGTTGCCTTGGTTGTCCCGCAGGACGTGCCGGCAGACCAGGTCCTCTCGGCACTGCGTGAAGGTGCCGGCGAACTCCTCGAAGACGTCGCGTTGTTCGATGTCTACGCGGGTCCCGGCATCGACGAAGGCAAGAAGTCATTGGCGTTCGGCCTCCGCTTCCGTGCTGACGACCGCACGCTGACGGCGGATGAGGCTTCTGAAGCCCGTGCCGCAGCTGTTGCTGTTGCGGCCGAGCGCTTCGGAGCAGTCCAGCGCTAA
- the pheS gene encoding phenylalanine--tRNA ligase subunit alpha translates to MTDTLPGAAIPNPLDEAAINAAVEDAIAAISAASSLEELKAVRLAHTGEKSPLSLANREIGGLAKEHKAAAGKLMGSSRGRVNQALAARTEVLEAENDARILVEETVDVTAAPRRRRAGARHPLSTLQDRVSDIFVGMGWEIAEGPEVESEWFNFDALNFKPDHPAREMQDTFFVEPPEAHLLMRTHTSPVQVRSMLEREVPIYVLCPGKVFRTDELDATHTPVFHQFEGLAIDKDLSMADLRGTLEHFARQMFGDEASIRLRPNYFPFTEPSAELDIWHPGAKGGPRWIEWGGCGMVNPNVLRAAGIDPDIYSGFAFGMGIERTLMFRNEVGDMRDMIEGDVRFSEHFGMEI, encoded by the coding sequence ATGACTGACACTTTGCCAGGCGCTGCCATCCCGAATCCGCTGGATGAAGCCGCCATCAACGCCGCCGTCGAGGACGCCATTGCCGCAATTTCGGCTGCATCCTCCCTCGAAGAACTCAAGGCTGTCCGCCTCGCCCACACCGGCGAGAAGTCGCCGCTGAGCCTGGCCAACCGTGAAATCGGTGGGCTCGCCAAGGAGCACAAGGCTGCGGCCGGCAAGCTCATGGGATCCTCCCGTGGCCGCGTCAACCAGGCGCTCGCAGCCCGCACCGAGGTCCTCGAGGCCGAGAATGACGCCCGTATCCTGGTGGAAGAAACCGTGGATGTGACGGCCGCGCCGCGTCGTCGCCGTGCAGGCGCCCGCCACCCGCTGTCGACTTTGCAGGACCGGGTTTCGGACATCTTTGTTGGCATGGGCTGGGAAATTGCCGAAGGGCCCGAAGTTGAGTCCGAGTGGTTCAACTTCGATGCTTTGAACTTCAAGCCGGACCACCCGGCCCGCGAAATGCAGGACACGTTCTTCGTGGAGCCCCCCGAGGCGCACCTGCTCATGCGTACCCACACCTCGCCCGTGCAGGTCCGCTCCATGCTGGAACGTGAAGTTCCCATCTATGTGCTGTGCCCGGGCAAGGTGTTCCGCACCGATGAACTCGATGCCACGCACACGCCTGTCTTCCACCAGTTCGAGGGACTGGCGATCGACAAGGACCTGAGCATGGCGGATCTCCGCGGCACGCTGGAGCACTTCGCCCGGCAGATGTTCGGCGACGAAGCCTCCATCCGCCTTCGCCCCAACTACTTCCCGTTCACGGAGCCTTCCGCCGAACTGGACATCTGGCACCCCGGTGCCAAGGGTGGTCCGCGCTGGATCGAGTGGGGCGGCTGCGGCATGGTCAACCCCAACGTCCTCCGGGCAGCCGGTATCGATCCGGACATCTATTCAGGTTTTGCCTTCGGTATGGGTATTGAGCGCACGCTCATGTTCCGCAACGAGGTCGGCGATATGCGCGACATGATCGAAGGCGATGTACGTTTCAGCGAGCACTTCGGGATGGAGATCTAA